The following coding sequences lie in one Chanos chanos chromosome 4, fChaCha1.1, whole genome shotgun sequence genomic window:
- the ntmt2 gene encoding N-terminal Xaa-Pro-Lys N-methyltransferase 2, which yields MEFSGTHQAFRDRWAKTDGDMCRHSMSFHLHNTLRQEFFASYLYLLEQIPLVKLYAVTCEYIKGEKQFYYRAQNFYKDVPASEEGMMGDFVEVSNVDLEGSRQFLKKFVGGPGKAGTKRALDCGCGIGRVSKGVLFPVFETMEMLDMMEEFILHAHECYLGDDADRVESYYLYNLQDFIPAVKRYDVIWMQWIACHLTDKDLMEFLIRAKASLRPNGVIIIKDNMARQGCKLDPIDSSIIRHLDIMKSIILKAGLTILDVQKQEGLPEIIVPVWMIAMQ from the exons ATGGAGTTTAGTGGAACACATCAGGCTTTCCGGGACCGCTGGGCGAAGACAGACGGCGACATGTGTAGACACAGCATGTCTTTTCACTTGCATAACACACTGAGGCAGGAGTTCTTCGCCAGCTACCTGTACCTGCTAGAGCAGATCCCACTGG TGAAACTCTATGCCGTGACCTGTGAGTACATTAAAGGGGAGAAACAGTTTTACTACAGGGCGCAAAACTTCTACAAAGACGTCCCAGCGTCGGAGGAGGGGATGATGGGAGACTTTGTTGAGGTCTCCAACGTCGACTTAGAAGGTTCTAGACAGTTTCTGAAGAAGTTTGTTGGG GGTCCAGGGAAGGCTGGTACAAAACGGGCACTGGACTGTGGTTGCGGCATCGGGCGCGTTTCGAAGGGGGTTCTGTTCCCCGTGTTTGAAACCATGGAGATGCTAGACATGATGGAGGAATTTATCCTCCATGCACATGAGTGTTACCTAGGCGACGACGCAGACCGAGTCGAGAGCTACTACCTGTACAATCTGCAAGACTTCATACCGGCGGTCAAGAGATATGACGTCATCTGGATGCAGTGGATTGCCT GTCACCTGACGGACAAGGACCTGATGGAGTTTCTGATCCGAGCCAAGGCCAGCCTAAGGCCCAACGGAGTCATCATCATAAAGGACAACATGGCTAGGCAGGGCTGTAAACTGGACCCGATAGACAGCAGCATCATCCGTCACCTGGACATCATGAAGAGCATCATTCTCAAAGCTGGCCTGACCATCCTGGACGTACAGAAACAGGAGGGTCTCCCCGAGATCATTGTACCAGTCTGGATGATAGCCATGCAgtga